A window from Drosophila subobscura isolate 14011-0131.10 chromosome O, UCBerk_Dsub_1.0, whole genome shotgun sequence encodes these proteins:
- the LOC117896617 gene encoding uncharacterized protein LOC117896617, translating into MIRVHVDNYAPKYYSGKWSWDSKKDVLHFEPHNDLEDAKDRYITTNSFKFLRTITQEEELVFRHVFVRSDTTYDTDAVVLNDIRDLVLYFMPREFLTYKFVDFMHHRAVYQLLHSLTIYFEYFLRMVEFVMIRRDELSGSMAQIQSEQTNDMKRVFSMYLSQYRMLVARNYSIIIKGEGDLGKYYHMKEIVNISATIWDKNFHEQFLACSIQIVWIAMHRRAYNIIEMEMNRLFSSEHFVTARMEYPIFTPVEKSLLYGRNNKIVNYRMQVSPLIQELQNPKKEDLPILWIGDRKYRGTDIRIMEMEMEYIVPAPQLRLIDVTHGILGHPKRLYNTILELDWPAVRYSNFSLKHDPYFIVRQPRLAIPKMDATKRCLMAKTYDNFFKINEIYDLPSHALNIKWVKRDKLIKHYRSGGLLTNTLLRAENEVNSTSLGPSVDQIIADYKKAKAKHRKH; encoded by the coding sequence ATGATACGCGTCCACGTGGATAACTATGCGCCCAAGTACTACAGCGGCAAATGGTCTTGGGACTCGAAGAAGGACGTGCTACACTTTGAGCCGCACAATGATCTGGAGGATGCCAAGGACCGCTACATCACAACAAACAGCTTCAAGTTCTTAAGAACCATAACACAGGAGGAAGAGCTCGTATTCCGGCATGTCTTTGTGAGATCTGACACGACCTACGACACCGATGCAGTGGTGCTCAACGATATAAGAGATCTGGTGCTCTATTTTATGCCACGTGAATTTCTGACATACAAGTTTGTCGACTTTATGCACCATCGGGCGGTGTACCAGCTGCTCCATTCGCTGACCATCTACTTTGAGTACTTTCTCCGAATGGTGGAATTTGTAATGATCCGCCGCGACGAGCTCTCCGGCAGCATGGCCCAAATCCAGAGCGAACAAACGAATGACATGAAGCGGGTGTTCTCCATGTATCTCAGCCAATATCGGATGCTGGTGGCCCGCAACTACAGCATAATCATCAAGGGGGAGGGCGACTTGGGCAAGTACTACCACATGAAGGAGATTGTCAACATTTCGGCCACCATTTGGGACAAGAACTTCCACGAGCAGTTCCTCGCGTGCAGCATTCAGATCGTGTGGATTGCAATGCATCGCCGGGCCTACAACATCATCGAAATGGAGATGAATCGTTTGTTCAGTTCGGAGCACTTTGTCACGGCTCGAATGGAATATCCCATTTTTACGCCAGTGGAGAAGAGTCTACTTTATGGGCGAAACAACAAGATTGTGAACTATCGCATGCAGGTGTCGCCCCTCATTCAGGAGTTGCAGAATCCCAAAAAGGAGGATCTGCCCATTCTGTGGATCGGGGATCGCAAGTATCGCGGCACAGACATTCGCAtaatggagatggaaatggagtaCATTGTGCCGGCGCCGCAACTCCGGCTGATTGATGTGACCCACGGTATTTTGGGGCATCCCAAGCGGCTCTACAACACCATCCTGGAGCTGGATTGGCCCGCTGTGCGCTACTCCAACTTCTCGCTGAAGCACGATCCGTACTTCATCGTTCGACAGCCGCGCTTGGCCATCCCAAAGATGGATGCCACGAAGCGGTGCCTGATGGCTAAGACCTACGACAATTTCTTCAAAATCAATGAGATCTACGATCTGCCCTCCCATGCACTAAACATCAAGTGGGTGAAACGCGACAAGCTCATCAAACATTATCGTTCGGGTGGTCTGCTCACGAACACCCTGCTGCGTGCCGAGAACGAAGTGAACAGCACGAGCCTCGGGCCCAGCGTGGATCAGATTATTGCCGATTACAAAAAGGCCAAAGCGAAGCATCGCAAgcattaa
- the LOC117896977 gene encoding uncharacterized protein LOC117896977 — translation MSDLAAPPSQTIGRPEFFRRVYTILIIFVTVGLLQLVIVKACDYDFYLYCPVPSFMWLLIALGCLMTLLCVPLGHDFPINYLLGIIATEALTLSVLNRDYMLLTVPWSYGILVVAIILSICLYLIGIFMPLKLLPGPLTILVVTIVAIATLFSLLITRLVLHYESLEFYITVMTLLYVMLIVVFTITMVHDRRLQPLPQEQSMLPVIVLAALFFYMVHMIGVTVLYAVHYLKITSAIMPHRVQK, via the coding sequence ATGAGCGAtttggctgctcctccatcaCAAACAATTGGACGACCGGAATTCTTCAGGAGAGTGTACACCATCCTGATAATATTCGTGACTGTTGGACTGCTGCAACTGGTGATTGTCAAGGCCTGTGATTATGATTTTTACTTGTACTGTCCAGTGCCCAGTTTTATGTGGCTGCTCATCGCCTTGGGCTGCCTGATGACGTTGCTCTGTGTGCCCTTGGGCCACGATTTTCCGATCAACTATCTGCTGGGCATTATCGCCACCGAGGCACTGACCCTAAGTGTGCTCAATCGGGATTATATGCTGCTCACGGTCCCCTGGTCGTACGGCATCTTGGTGGTGGCTATAATCCTCAGCATTTGCCTGTACTTGATTGGAATTTTCATGCCGCTTAAACTGCTGCCGGGCCCCCTGACGATTCTGGTTGTTACCATTGTGGCAATTGCCACTTTGTTCTCTCTGCTAATTACACGCCTGGTGCTGCATTATGAAAGTCTGGAGTTCTACATAACCGTGATGACGCTGCTGTATGTCATGCTGATTGTTGTCTTTACCATCACCATGGTGCACGACAGACGTCTGCAGCCGCTGCCCCAGGAGCAGAGTATGCTGCCGGTCATCGTTTTAGCGGCACTCTTCTTCTACATGGTGCACATGATTGGCGTCACTGTACTTTATGCTGTGCATTACCTCAAAATCACATCAGCAATAATGCCACATCGAGTACAAAAGTAG
- the LOC117898712 gene encoding very low-density lipoprotein receptor-like: protein MRIFTDPGVCDNTSDWFHCWESNVGEGTCTGEPNSAWIRNTQVCNGLADCPNGEDESILECKHEPRLSHNSYFYCATGAAIEMKQKCDGEVDCSDGSDEMHTMCQPGKQINRRGNCEGHGSFECRPGECVREIGLCDGKYDCSNGFDESLEVCYQQWHNETQFQCGNGRLISTERICNGIYDCIDGADELANVCDKETDPKKCQEPRAPLSFTLDTKYHRGINGTKYVLPLEVVKVQCIPTKRLTATSSEWNVCGASGKWANRWPKCKKARY, encoded by the exons ATGAGAATATTCACAGACCCTGGTGTGTGCGACAACACTTCAGACTGGTTCCATTGCTGGGAGAGCAACGTCGGAGAGGGTACCTGCACGGGAGAGCCGAACAGCGCCTGGATACGCAACACTCAAGTGTGCAACGGGCTGGCGGACTGTCCGAATGGCGAGGATGAGTCTATTTTAGAGTGCAAACACGAGCCGAGACTATCGCATAACTCGTATTTCTACTGTGCCACTGGAGCGGCGATCGAAATGAAACAGAAGTGTGACGGAGAAGTCGACTGCAGCGACGGATCGGATGAAATGCACACGATGTGTCAGCCCGGAAAGCAGATTAATCGTCGAGGAAATTGTGAAGG GCATGGGTCGTTCGAGTGCCGACCAGGAGAGTGTGTCCGTGAGATCGGTCTGTGCGACGGAAAATACGACTGTTCCAATGGCTTCGATGAGTCCCTGGAAGTCTGCTACCAGCAGTGGCACAACGAGACGCAGTTCCAATGCGGCAATGGCCGACTCATATCCACTGAACGGATCTGCAATGGCATCTACGACTGCATCGACGGTGCGGATGagctggcaaatgtttgcgaTAAGGAGACAGACCCAAAGAAATGCCAGGAGCCACGAGCACCGCTCTCCTTCACACTAGACACCAAATATCATCGTGGCATCAATGGCACAAAATATGTTTTGCCTCTCGAAGTGGTGAAGGTGCAGTGCATACCCACGAAAAGATTAACTGCCACGAGCTCCGAGTGGAATGTCTGCGGTGCGAGTGGTAAATGGGCAAACCGTTGgccaaagtgcaaaaaagCGAGATATTAG